The Atribacterota bacterium genome contains the following window.
CTAGCTATCAAACTGATAAATCAGATTACTTGTTTAGTTATAAATACTTTAAATTTTTTTATTTACCAACTAGATTTAATAATGCCTGGCAATTCACCATTCAATGCCATTTTTCTAACACAGATTCGACAAATTCCAAATTTTCTAAGATAACCTCTTGGTCTACCACAAATATTACAACGATGATAATTCCTTACCTTGAATTTTTGCTCTTTATTTGTTTTAACAATTAAGGCTTTCTTGGCCACTCCTAATCCCCCTCTTTCTCCCTTATTCGTCTTTCTTAAAAGGCATACCAACTAAACTTAATAATTCTTTTGCTTCTTCATCATTTTTTGCATTGGTAACAATAGTAATATTCATACCTAAAGTTGTCTTAACTTTATCAAAATCTATCTCGGGAAATATTAATTGTTCCTTGATACCCAAAGTATAACTTCCTCTACCATCAAAAGAATTGGGAGAAGTACCTTGAAAATCACGAATTCTGGCTAAAGCA
Protein-coding sequences here:
- a CDS encoding type Z 30S ribosomal protein S14, which translates into the protein MAKKALIVKTNKEQKFKVRNYHRCNICGRPRGYLRKFGICRICVRKMALNGELPGIIKSSW